The sequence CCGTCAGGCGCAGTTCCACATCGATCTCGTGCTCGGGACGGTAGTGCTCGTAGTCGAGCATCAGCGAACCGCCATAACCGATGGCATCGAGCCGTCCTCCGTCGAGAAACTGGATCTCGCGGTCGCGCCTGTGAGCAAACAGGGTAGCCGCGACCGCTGCGTCGCTGCTCACCCGGCCCAGCGCGAAGTTCAGGATGGGCCGGAACTTCAGCTCGTCGGCGATGGGGAAATCCCAGCCCACGCCGAGCGAGCCGGCCAGACAGTTCCATTTGGTCGGAATGCGGTTGGACTCGGTGCCGTCACTGGCCACGAAGGTCGGGTCGTAGCGGCTCGCCGCGATGCCGCCTTCCAGGTAAAGCGGTGTGCTCTGGCTGATCGTGAAGCCGCCGGCGAACTGCGTCATCGACAGGTCGGGATTGCCGGTGGCGGCATTGGTGATCGAGAGCGAGCTGGTCGTCAGATCCGGCACGACGGCATAGCTCATGAGCGCGAGCACCCCGTCGGCATTCTTCCTCACGTCGTCGCCGTTGATGCGTAGCACCCGCTGTTGCGCGAGCGTCGTCAGGGGCATCAGCCCCAGCGCAAGCAAGGCCAGCATCCGCAGGCTTTCCCGCGTGCGGCGCGTGCGTTCTTTTTCTTGCATGGAAGATCTCCCCGCATCCAGAGCAGGGCGGCTGAAAGAACGCCGCCCGCGATCGGCAGCACGCCCGCCGAGTATGGGTACCGAGTATGTCAGCGGGCAGGAGGGATCGCCAGACGGGCGCCAGGGGCAGTGTGTGTCGTACTGTGGTGTTCGCGACACTTTGCGCGGGCAGGCTTGCGTGGCCGCCGTGGCTACGGTTGGCCTGCTTGGGCAAGCGCGCGGCCTGCCGGATCGAGAGGCCAGGGGCGACCGGGAAGTCGCCGGTCTCAATACACGTCGCGCAGGTAGCGTTTCTGCCGCCCCAAGTCCGCGACATAGGCGTCGGCGGCCTCGGCCGTGCGGCCGCCATGGGTTTGCACGAGCGCCTTGAGCGCGGCATCGACGTCCCTGGCCATGCGGCTCGCGTCGCCGCAGACATAGAAGTGCGCGCCTTCCTCCAGCCAGCGCCAGAGTTCGGCGCCGTGTTCCTGCATGCGATGCTGGACATAGATCTTCTCGGACTGGTCACGTGAGAAGGCCGTGGTGAGACGCAGGCTGCCGCCTGTCTGCGCGGCTTCCAGTTCGTCGCGGTAGTAGAAGTCGGTCGCAGCGGACTGCTCGCCGAAAAAGAGCCAGTTGCCGCCGCGCGCGCCGCGGGCCTGACGCTCTTGCAGGAAGCCGCGGAAAGGCGCGATACCGGTGCCGGGGCCGACCATGATGATCGGGGTGTCGCCGTCGACGGGCACGCGGAAGTGCGCCGAGCGCTGGATGAAGATCGGGACTTCGGCGTTGCCGCAACGGTCTGCCAGGAAGGTGGAGGAGACCCCGCCGCGGACCTTGCCCTCGCACTGGTAGCGCACCGCGGAGACGGTGAGATGCACCTCGTCCGGATGGCGGCGGGCGCTGGAAGCGATCGAGTAGAGGCGAGGCTGCATGCGCTTGAGGACGGACAGCCATTCGCTTGCGCAGGCCTGGATCGGATAGGCCTGCAGCAGGTCCACGATCTGCCGACCCCACAGCCATTCCCTGAGGCTGGCGTGCGCTTCGGGGGCGAGCAGACGCTGGAGTTCCTCGCTGCCGGAGCGCTCGGCGACGAAACGCAGGACTTCCGGCGTGATGCGGGCGATCTCGTAGTGGCGCAGCAGCGCGTCGGCGATAGAGAGCTCCGCCTTGTCCTTGACCGTCGCGACGGCCGCGGGAGAGAGCTTGAGTGCGGCGAGGATGTCGCCGACCAGGGCCGGGCAGTTGCTCGGCCAGACGCCCAGCGCGTCGCCGGCCTCATAGTCGAGACCCGAGCCTTCGAGCGAGAAGGCGAACTGGCGGGTGTCCTTCCGCGAGCCTTCGCTATTGAGGCGACGATTGAGGATCAACCGGCTCGCGAAAGGGGTGTTGCGCGAATACCGCGCGGAGGCCGGCGCTGTGGTCGGAGCAGGGTCCGCCGCGCGGGTGGCGAGTGCCAGCGCAGCTAGCGGTGCGGTCTGCATGGTGGAAACGGGAGCGGGGGCCTTGAGCCGTGCGAGCACCGTGTCCAGCCAGGCATGGGCGGTGTCCCGGTAGTCGGGCTCGCAATCGGTGCGCGCACAAAGGCGCTTTGCGCCCAGGGTCTCGAGGCGGGCGTCGAGCTTGCGACCGAAGCCGCAGAACTGGTCGTAGTTCGAATCGCCGAAGGCCAGCACGGCAAATTCCAGCCCGGTGAGGTCGGGTGCCCCTTCGGCTTGCAGGGCGCCCCAGAAGGCTGCGCCGTTGTCGGGCGGGTCGCCATCGCCGAAGGTGCTGGTCAACAGCAGCACGCGTTTTCTTTCGAGCAGCTCGGCAGGTTTGAGGCTGTCGAGCGCGGCCACGCTGACGGTGAAGCCCGCTTCGCGCAGACGCTCGGCGCAGCCGGCGGCGAAGTCTTCCGCGTTGCCCGTCTGCGAGGCCCAGAGGATGCTCAGTGCACCTTGCTTTGAGGAGAATTCCTGCGCGGGAAGCGTGGTTGTCGCGAGCGGCAGGGTCGTGCTGGTCGCCGTGCGCGCGAAGAGTCCTGCGAGCAGGCCATCCACCAGTACGCGTTTCGACGGGTCCAGCGGGGCGCTGGCGGGCAGGGTCGGAACGCCACCGGTGCGGCGGCCTTCCTCGCTACCCAGGCCCCAGATGAAGCCCTGGAGGTAGAGCTGCTCCTGCGCCTCCAGCGCCAACGCGGGCGGCGCGCTGAGGCCCAGCAGGCGGGCGAAGGCATCGATCTGCATCGTGGCGAATTCCTGTTCGGGACGAGTCGATGCGCCGACGTCGGCGCAGGCGAGGACGGCTTCGTCCTCGCGGTCAGGTGGGGCGTCCGGGATGGGCCGCGCATCGGCCACTCGCGCGAGCGCCACGGCGGCGAACTTGCATTCGGGCTGCAGCGAGATCGGGTCGACCGCATCGCTGGTGACGGCGTTGATCGTGAGGTCTTCGCCGAACACGTCGTTCCAGTGGAAGGGCGCAAAGCAGTTGCCGGCGCGCACCCGATCGGTGACCACTGCGGGCAGCACGGCCTTGCCGCGCGGCGAGCTGATCGTGACCCGGTCCTTGTCGCGGATGCCCAGGGCTTGCGCGTCCTCCGGGTTGATCTCGACGAAGGGACCGGGATTGAGCTTGTTGAGTGTGGCGATCTTCCCGGTCTTG is a genomic window of Niveibacterium sp. SC-1 containing:
- a CDS encoding bifunctional nitrate reductase/sulfite reductase flavoprotein subunit alpha translates to MSTHSVRSVCPYCGVGCGIVMETDGRRVIKVSGDKQHPTNFGRLCTKGNTCAQALTGSGRLQAAYVRQSRGEEPTPLPMEAAIRETARRLRAILDAHGPDALSFYVSGQMSIEAQYLVNKLAKGFVGTNNIESNSRLCMASAGSGYKLSLGSDGPPGSYQDFDRADLFFVIGANMADCHPILFLRMMDRVKAGAKLIVVDPRRTGTADKASLYLQIKPGTDLALLNGLLHLLVANGHVDHAFIAEYTEGWEAMPAFLADYTPEAVAQVTGIPEVDIREAARMIGEAGEWMSCWTMGLNQSTHGTWNTNAICNLHLATGAICRPGSGPFSLTGQPNAMGGREMGYMGPGLPGQRSVLVAEDRAFMESLWGVAPGTLRTELGGGTIDMFEQMREGRIKACWIICTNPVASVPNRGKVIEALQAAELVITQDAFLDTETNPYADVLLPGALWAEAEGVMINSERNLTLMQKAAQAPGEAMADWQIVARVACEMGFAEAFSYTDASAVFDEIRGTWNPKTGHDLRGASLTRLRETPLQWPCPPEDMADRHPVRYLNDGVSQKLRVAEDGSQPRIVFATASGKAVFFARPHMDPAEMPGADFPFVLNTGRLQHQWHTMTKTGKIATLNKLNPGPFVEINPEDAQALGIRDKDRVTISSPRGKAVLPAVVTDRVRAGNCFAPFHWNDVFGEDLTINAVTSDAVDPISLQPECKFAAVALARVADARPIPDAPPDREDEAVLACADVGASTRPEQEFATMQIDAFARLLGLSAPPALALEAQEQLYLQGFIWGLGSEEGRRTGGVPTLPASAPLDPSKRVLVDGLLAGLFARTATSTTLPLATTTLPAQEFSSKQGALSILWASQTGNAEDFAAGCAERLREAGFTVSVAALDSLKPAELLERKRVLLLTSTFGDGDPPDNGAAFWGALQAEGAPDLTGLEFAVLAFGDSNYDQFCGFGRKLDARLETLGAKRLCARTDCEPDYRDTAHAWLDTVLARLKAPAPVSTMQTAPLAALALATRAADPAPTTAPASARYSRNTPFASRLILNRRLNSEGSRKDTRQFAFSLEGSGLDYEAGDALGVWPSNCPALVGDILAALKLSPAAVATVKDKAELSIADALLRHYEIARITPEVLRFVAERSGSEELQRLLAPEAHASLREWLWGRQIVDLLQAYPIQACASEWLSVLKRMQPRLYSIASSARRHPDEVHLTVSAVRYQCEGKVRGGVSSTFLADRCGNAEVPIFIQRSAHFRVPVDGDTPIIMVGPGTGIAPFRGFLQERQARGARGGNWLFFGEQSAATDFYYRDELEAAQTGGSLRLTTAFSRDQSEKIYVQHRMQEHGAELWRWLEEGAHFYVCGDASRMARDVDAALKALVQTHGGRTAEAADAYVADLGRQKRYLRDVY